Proteins encoded within one genomic window of Candidatus Berkiella cookevillensis:
- the flgG gene encoding flagellar basal-body rod protein FlgG produces the protein MHPALWISVTGLEAQNTDIRVISNNLANVSTTGYKKSRAVFEDLLYQNVRQPGGQSTENTELPSGLMLGTGVKTLATQKIFSQGSVINTQNQLDLAINGKGFFQITRPDGTIAYTRDGSFQLNSQGQIVTGNGYLLDPNITVPDDTVSITIGTDGIVSVLTQGNNTPQQIGNIEISDFINPAGLQPIGENQYTETAASGTPTTGTPGLTGLGSLAQGSLESSNVNVVEELVRLIQTQRAYEMNAKSVETVDGMLRYLSQNL, from the coding sequence ATGCATCCAGCACTTTGGATCAGTGTAACAGGCTTAGAAGCACAGAACACAGATATTAGAGTTATTTCTAATAACTTGGCAAACGTGAGCACAACAGGTTATAAAAAGAGCAGAGCTGTTTTTGAAGATTTATTATATCAAAATGTTCGCCAGCCTGGTGGTCAATCTACTGAAAATACCGAGTTACCTTCTGGTTTAATGTTGGGTACAGGTGTAAAAACACTTGCAACACAAAAAATATTTAGTCAAGGATCAGTGATTAATACTCAAAACCAATTGGATTTGGCAATCAATGGCAAAGGTTTTTTTCAAATCACACGTCCAGATGGCACCATTGCTTATACAAGAGACGGTTCCTTTCAATTGAACAGTCAGGGACAAATAGTGACCGGCAATGGTTATTTGTTAGATCCTAATATTACTGTTCCAGATGATACCGTTAGTATTACTATTGGTACAGATGGCATAGTGTCAGTCTTAACACAAGGTAATAATACACCTCAACAAATTGGTAACATAGAAATTTCTGATTTTATCAATCCCGCAGGTTTGCAACCAATAGGTGAAAATCAATACACCGAAACAGCAGCGAGTGGCACACCTACAACAGGTACTCCAGGCTTAACAGGATTAGGAAGTCTTGCCCAAGGATCGTTAGAGAGTTCGAATGTCAATGTGGTAGAAGAGCTGGTGCGACTGATTCAAACACAAAGAGCTTATGAAATGAACGCAAAATCAGTTGAAACAGTGGATGGTATGTTGCGATATCTCTCACAA
- a CDS encoding flagellar basal body rod protein FlgF, protein MDEMLYVTMSGAENTFYAQSVNANNLANASTTAFKADLAQFRSMPVFGDSLPSRVYALTEKAATDFSPGALIPTGRDLDMAIKGEGWFTVLNGQNKEAYMRNGSLKLDQDGKLLTENDLAVMGEGGEIFIPPAQKIEIGIDGTVSYVPLGSSTNTQVVLDRIKLVRPDIKNLEKKEDGLIYTKDNATLERDISVTLSSGFLEASNVNAVESIANMISLARQFEIQLKLMKQAEQNDEASTSILTVS, encoded by the coding sequence ATGGATGAGATGTTGTATGTAACGATGAGTGGGGCAGAAAACACTTTCTATGCACAAAGTGTGAATGCCAATAACTTGGCTAATGCCAGTACAACAGCCTTCAAGGCAGATCTTGCGCAATTTCGTAGCATGCCCGTGTTTGGAGATTCGCTCCCTTCACGGGTCTATGCTTTAACAGAAAAAGCAGCAACAGACTTTAGTCCCGGTGCTTTGATTCCAACAGGCAGAGATCTTGATATGGCAATCAAAGGAGAAGGTTGGTTTACCGTTTTAAATGGACAAAATAAAGAAGCTTACATGCGAAATGGTAGTTTGAAACTCGATCAAGATGGTAAATTGTTAACGGAAAATGATTTAGCTGTGATGGGTGAGGGTGGTGAAATATTTATTCCACCAGCTCAAAAAATTGAAATCGGTATTGATGGTACGGTGAGTTATGTGCCATTGGGTTCCTCCACCAATACGCAAGTTGTGCTCGATCGAATCAAGCTGGTACGCCCAGATATTAAAAATCTTGAAAAGAAAGAAGATGGATTAATTTACACAAAAGATAATGCAACACTCGAAAGAGATATTTCGGTTACGCTTAGTTCAGGCTTTCTTGAAGCAAGCAATGTGAATGCGGTAGAGTCCATTGCCAATATGATTTCTTTAGCTAGACAATTTGAAATTCAATTAAAATTGATGAAACAAGCTGAGCAAAATGACGAAGCTTCTACATCAATCTTAACGGTATCGTAA
- a CDS encoding flagellar hook protein FlgE, with amino-acid sequence MAFNTALSGLKAASSELSVIGNNIANASTTGFKESRAEFADIYANSAFGVSGTAIGSGILLSKVTQQFSQGQIGFTNNNLDLAVSGEGFFILSDNGSISYSRTGAFGVDKDGYIVNASNQKLRGFLADSQGTITGAQGDLQITNASLSPRATGNVSIDVNLDSSTKPPASPFQTGFTPANPPDPSSYNKSTSTTVYDSLGNSHIVTSYFVKAPAQNTWNVYVGIDGTDVTPTAATPPVGAPPVAYGAGQLPAPYTVVFDSSGKFIVNNTGAPPQYYGAGPVVSTASGLANSGTIPSLSLNELIINGIPIDAAKNTSDIFSTSDASASAIANVAAINATSNLHGVIATANPNVLDIGVPTLGALAAGDLSINGVAIVGAVASDADLLNLVNAQTPNTGVVATQPGGPGSEVILTTADARNIQLESDGTTGGATFSNFNLNGGVALNQTQRGTYNLATTNNRGITIGGTSPGEVGLSLGPQSGIIQTSSDPISIENWVPVGGAAGPQLLNFDFSQSTQFGEDFAVQGLSQDGYSTGRLSGVDVNAGGTIIARYSNGQSLALGQVALANFGNVQGLSPQGNSSWVETFASGPALIGAASTADLGSIQSGALEDSNVELTDQLVALILAQRNFQANAQTIRTSDAVTQTIINLR; translated from the coding sequence ATGGCGTTTAATACAGCATTAAGTGGTTTGAAAGCAGCTTCTAGTGAATTGAGTGTTATTGGTAATAATATTGCGAATGCGAGCACAACAGGGTTTAAAGAGTCTAGAGCTGAATTTGCGGACATATATGCAAACTCAGCTTTTGGTGTATCTGGCACAGCGATTGGTTCAGGTATTTTGCTTTCAAAAGTAACTCAACAATTTTCTCAAGGTCAAATTGGATTTACCAATAATAATTTGGACTTGGCAGTGAGTGGCGAAGGCTTTTTTATTCTCAGCGATAATGGCTCGATATCTTATTCTCGAACAGGTGCCTTTGGTGTTGATAAAGATGGTTATATTGTAAATGCTTCAAATCAAAAATTGAGAGGTTTTTTAGCAGATTCACAAGGTACCATCACGGGCGCGCAAGGTGATTTGCAAATTACCAATGCAAGTCTGTCCCCAAGAGCGACGGGTAATGTTTCTATTGATGTTAACTTAGATTCATCAACAAAACCGCCCGCTTCTCCTTTTCAGACTGGTTTTACGCCAGCTAATCCTCCGGATCCTTCTAGCTATAATAAATCAACCTCAACAACCGTGTATGATAGTTTGGGGAATTCTCATATTGTAACAAGCTATTTTGTTAAAGCACCTGCACAAAATACATGGAATGTTTATGTGGGCATTGATGGAACAGATGTTACACCAACAGCAGCAACACCACCTGTGGGTGCACCGCCTGTGGCCTATGGCGCAGGGCAACTACCAGCACCTTATACTGTTGTATTTGATTCTTCTGGAAAATTCATCGTAAATAATACGGGTGCGCCACCTCAATATTATGGCGCAGGTCCTGTGGTAAGTACTGCATCAGGATTAGCAAATTCTGGAACAATACCTTCTTTGAGTTTGAATGAATTAATTATTAATGGTATACCGATTGATGCTGCAAAAAATACATCTGATATTTTTTCAACCTCGGATGCATCGGCAAGTGCCATTGCCAATGTAGCGGCAATTAATGCCACAAGCAATCTTCATGGGGTAATTGCCACGGCGAATCCTAACGTTTTAGACATAGGGGTTCCCACCCTAGGTGCGCTTGCCGCTGGTGATTTAAGCATCAATGGTGTCGCCATTGTGGGGGCAGTTGCTTCAGATGCTGATTTATTAAATCTAGTAAATGCACAAACACCGAATACAGGTGTTGTTGCAACTCAACCAGGTGGCCCAGGTAGTGAAGTTATTTTGACCACAGCGGATGCGCGTAATATTCAATTAGAATCAGATGGTACAACAGGGGGCGCCACATTTTCAAATTTCAATTTAAATGGTGGTGTAGCGCTAAATCAGACACAACGTGGAACCTATAATTTAGCAACCACAAACAACCGTGGCATTACCATTGGTGGCACTTCTCCTGGAGAAGTTGGTTTATCTTTAGGCCCTCAATCCGGCATCATCCAAACAAGCTCAGATCCCATTTCCATTGAAAACTGGGTGCCTGTTGGTGGCGCTGCAGGCCCGCAACTTCTTAATTTTGACTTTAGCCAATCTACGCAATTTGGTGAAGATTTTGCTGTGCAAGGGTTGAGTCAAGATGGTTATTCAACAGGCCGATTATCGGGAGTGGATGTTAATGCAGGTGGAACGATTATTGCAAGATATAGTAACGGGCAGTCGCTAGCCTTAGGACAAGTAGCTCTTGCCAACTTTGGTAATGTGCAAGGTTTAAGTCCACAAGGTAATAGTAGTTGGGTTGAAACTTTTGCATCAGGCCCAGCATTAATAGGGGCTGCAAGCACTGCTGATTTAGGATCGATTCAATCGGGGGCTTTAGAAGACTCGAATGTGGAACTCACGGATCAGCTCGTAGCGCTTATTTTGGCACAAAGAAACTTCCAAGCCAATGCGCAAACGATTCGAACATCAGATGCAGTAACACAGACCATTATTAATTTAAGGTAA
- a CDS encoding flagellar hook assembly protein FlgD — translation MSTNIIPSVSLADIGLSTPTQVNKKEDSQSADFLQLFVTQLKNQDPLEPEKGADFLAQLAQFSTVEGIKNMEQSLTNVASALSSSQALQATSLVGKKVEVLTNQAMLTNGETVKGSMVLTERMDNLRMEIRNANGEVVKTYEYGSQAKGDFAFSWDGLDSDGQAVAPGKYTLTATGSVLGKETPLNTYVASNVESVSINKNGQALGINITGLGQVSISDVKTIS, via the coding sequence ATGTCTACAAATATAATACCGAGCGTAAGTTTAGCGGATATTGGTTTAAGTACACCAACGCAAGTAAACAAAAAGGAAGACTCGCAAAGCGCAGACTTTTTGCAATTATTTGTAACACAGCTTAAAAATCAAGATCCCTTAGAGCCAGAAAAGGGGGCTGATTTTTTAGCGCAATTGGCTCAATTTAGTACCGTTGAAGGTATTAAAAATATGGAGCAATCGTTAACCAATGTGGCAAGTGCATTATCTTCTTCTCAAGCCTTGCAAGCAACCTCATTGGTTGGAAAGAAGGTTGAGGTTTTAACCAATCAAGCAATGCTCACAAATGGTGAAACTGTCAAGGGCTCAATGGTGCTGACTGAAAGAATGGATAACCTGAGAATGGAGATCCGTAATGCCAATGGCGAGGTAGTGAAGACTTATGAATACGGTAGCCAAGCTAAAGGTGATTTTGCATTTAGCTGGGATGGCTTAGACAGCGATGGGCAGGCGGTGGCACCTGGTAAATACACACTTACCGCAACGGGAAGTGTGCTTGGGAAAGAAACACCATTGAATACTTACGTGGCATCGAATGTTGAAAGTGTCAGCATTAATAAAAATGGACAAGCCTTGGGTATCAATATTACAGGATTAGGCCAAGTTTCAATCAGTGATGTTAAGACAATAAGCTAA
- the flgC gene encoding flagellar basal body rod protein FlgC, translating into MGMFQIFDVAGQGMSAQTVRLNTTASNMANASSVSSSIDKTYRARNPVFATVLNNEAEADVAFDDSDYQSAGVQVLGIVESNKALQTKYEPEHPMANEEGYIFLPNVNMIHEMANMISASRTYQMNVQIMNTTKQLMQETIRLGR; encoded by the coding sequence ATGGGAATGTTTCAAATTTTTGATGTGGCTGGTCAGGGCATGAGTGCTCAAACAGTGAGATTAAATACTACTGCAAGTAACATGGCAAATGCATCCAGCGTATCGAGCAGTATAGATAAGACTTATCGAGCACGTAACCCTGTGTTTGCAACTGTTTTAAATAATGAAGCAGAAGCGGATGTTGCTTTTGATGACAGTGATTATCAATCTGCGGGTGTTCAAGTACTGGGTATTGTCGAAAGCAATAAGGCTTTACAAACAAAATATGAGCCAGAGCATCCCATGGCTAATGAAGAAGGGTATATCTTTTTGCCTAATGTGAACATGATTCATGAAATGGCAAATATGATATCTGCTTCTAGAACATATCAAATGAATGTGCAGATAATGAACACAACAAAGCAGTTAATGCAAGAAACCATAAGATTAGGGCGTTAG
- the flgB gene encoding flagellar basal body rod protein FlgB, translating into MLSELQQMFSLHENMLNIRSRRAEIIASNLVNADTPGYKAKDIDFKRVIDNMSDEAGMLTTTAARHISDGNDMSDGEEMLLYRIPNQASLDGNTVDTQIENAQFTENTMHYIASLRFLDGKIKSTLAAIKGE; encoded by the coding sequence ATGCTTTCAGAATTACAACAAATGTTTAGTCTGCATGAAAACATGTTGAACATAAGATCCAGAAGAGCAGAGATTATCGCGAGTAATCTCGTGAATGCAGACACCCCTGGTTATAAAGCCAAAGATATCGATTTCAAAAGAGTGATTGATAACATGTCTGATGAGGCTGGAATGCTTACAACCACAGCTGCTCGACATATCTCTGATGGCAATGACATGAGCGATGGGGAAGAAATGTTGCTTTATCGCATACCGAATCAAGCTTCTTTAGATGGTAATACAGTAGATACTCAAATTGAAAATGCACAATTTACAGAAAACACGATGCATTATATTGCTTCGTTACGTTTTTTAGATGGAAAAATTAAAAGTACATTAGCAGCAATAAAAGGCGAATAA
- the flgA gene encoding flagellar basal body P-ring formation chaperone FlgA, with product MIVKFLLFVPVLYLAALKSHANTTSMDELKNAVTDFVKQDVQTLYPNNNDYNVVLGYLDSQLNLTSCAHPLSISKRHGEVNQGRLSLDIRCESPTAWKISLPVQVQIFKTVAVSSELLSKGKTIQASDIALIRQNITALSQGYYESPEDIIGKVISRPISQGTLIRPSMIQEAVLVKRGSAVNIVSHGKGIRVQAMGIAMQDGIKGQTVTVKNKASNLTVEGEVLSSDTVVINL from the coding sequence ATGATTGTTAAATTCTTACTCTTTGTACCCGTTTTGTATTTAGCCGCCTTAAAATCACATGCGAATACAACCAGTATGGATGAACTAAAAAACGCAGTTACTGACTTCGTTAAGCAGGATGTGCAAACACTCTATCCTAATAATAACGATTACAATGTGGTACTTGGCTATCTTGATAGTCAATTGAACTTAACAAGTTGTGCTCATCCTTTATCTATTAGCAAGCGTCATGGTGAAGTGAATCAAGGCCGATTAAGCCTGGACATTAGGTGCGAAAGCCCTACTGCATGGAAAATTTCTTTGCCAGTACAAGTACAAATATTCAAGACAGTGGCTGTTTCCAGCGAATTATTATCTAAAGGCAAAACAATCCAAGCCTCTGATATTGCCTTGATAAGACAAAATATTACAGCACTTTCTCAAGGCTATTATGAAAGTCCTGAGGATATCATTGGTAAAGTCATATCTAGACCTATCAGCCAAGGTACCTTAATCAGACCCAGCATGATTCAAGAAGCTGTTCTTGTAAAAAGAGGGAGTGCTGTAAACATTGTGAGTCACGGCAAAGGCATTAGAGTGCAGGCTATGGGCATTGCAATGCAAGATGGTATTAAAGGACAAACAGTAACTGTCAAAAATAAGGCTTCTAACCTGACAGTTGAAGGTGAGGTGCTCTCCTCTGATACCGTGGTTATTAATTTATAG
- a CDS encoding flagellar biosynthesis anti-sigma factor FlgM, giving the protein MKIDGNNPLLNPMLYAKTDDVSSEKIAEDIISSASSATESPLADSLLQITEKLKFLNNISNELSKQSPVDAGRVEEVKLKLQNFELSIQQPGEAGEKAAEKIAKKMMEMEKFLSK; this is encoded by the coding sequence ATGAAAATAGATGGCAACAATCCTCTACTGAACCCAATGCTGTATGCTAAAACAGACGATGTCAGCAGCGAAAAAATAGCTGAAGACATCATAAGCTCAGCAAGCAGCGCTACAGAATCCCCCTTGGCAGACAGCCTACTGCAGATCACTGAAAAGCTTAAATTTCTAAATAATATTAGCAATGAGCTAAGCAAACAAAGCCCTGTTGATGCGGGGCGCGTCGAAGAAGTAAAACTCAAACTCCAAAACTTTGAACTAAGCATTCAACAACCCGGCGAAGCAGGTGAAAAAGCAGCAGAAAAGATTGCTAAAAAAATGATGGAAATGGAAAAATTTTTATCCAAATAG
- a CDS encoding flagella synthesis protein FlgN, translated as MSSPENHKIVDVLLSELHTQLEALCNTLTLEKSILQKHKLNELEPVLTLKETQFDTLNITIQKLKNLLDSQNLDFNIQGMEALLQDAPKDLMERWNTFITVLQRAQETNLINGMLVMGMKNYNDRLLNLLTQTTETYHPNQQSKHPLSTRQHKV; from the coding sequence ATGTCTAGCCCAGAGAATCACAAAATAGTAGACGTACTATTATCTGAATTACACACTCAGCTTGAAGCATTGTGCAATACACTTACGCTAGAAAAAAGCATTTTACAAAAACATAAACTAAACGAATTAGAGCCTGTTTTAACACTCAAAGAAACACAATTTGATACTTTAAATATCACCATACAGAAATTAAAAAATTTATTAGACAGCCAAAACCTTGATTTCAACATACAAGGTATGGAAGCATTATTACAAGATGCGCCTAAAGATTTGATGGAGCGTTGGAATACATTTATCACTGTCTTACAACGTGCCCAGGAAACCAATCTGATCAATGGCATGCTTGTGATGGGGATGAAGAATTACAACGATCGTTTGCTCAATTTATTAACCCAAACTACAGAAACTTATCACCCAAATCAACAATCAAAACATCCTCTCTCAACACGACAACACAAGGTGTAA
- a CDS encoding flagellar brake protein, with product MWERIKHFWGHAPQKKQEEKPTPHLNHSIYIEKILQNLINSRSMLSIHFPGSAETFVSMLLEIHPNQEYIILDEITPIEGHHLAIQGSPFTVASKEQGVFLSFGTRIIQHADQNELSFYYLPYPKDVNYKQRRQAYRVPVLHDNSLRADLYLPNQPRISAKVADISVSGVRLTVKYNITPVVGDMRFIDQCLLISPYTKPTSFSLEIRRVYYDLSQKSTILCCQFLEVTADKQLYLIELVGKMQQSKIMNRFNDGKKTS from the coding sequence ATGTGGGAACGTATTAAGCATTTTTGGGGACATGCGCCTCAAAAGAAGCAAGAAGAAAAACCCACGCCTCATTTAAATCATTCAATTTATATTGAAAAGATATTACAAAATCTTATTAATTCCAGAAGCATGTTAAGCATTCATTTTCCAGGTTCCGCTGAAACCTTTGTAAGTATGCTTCTTGAAATTCATCCGAATCAAGAATATATCATCTTAGATGAAATCACGCCGATAGAAGGCCATCATCTTGCCATTCAAGGTAGTCCTTTTACCGTTGCTTCCAAAGAGCAAGGCGTGTTTCTTTCGTTTGGTACACGCATTATTCAGCACGCAGATCAGAACGAGCTGAGTTTCTATTATCTTCCCTACCCTAAAGATGTAAACTACAAACAACGCAGACAAGCCTATCGTGTTCCCGTATTGCACGACAATTCATTGCGCGCTGATTTATATTTGCCGAATCAACCTAGAATTTCTGCAAAAGTAGCGGATATTTCCGTTTCTGGTGTTCGATTGACTGTAAAATACAATATCACGCCTGTTGTTGGGGATATGCGCTTTATTGATCAATGTTTATTGATATCACCTTATACAAAACCAACTTCCTTTTCACTTGAAATCAGACGTGTTTATTATGATTTATCCCAGAAATCAACCATCTTATGTTGCCAATTTTTAGAGGTGACTGCAGATAAACAGCTTTATTTGATTGAATTGGTCGGAAAAATGCAGCAAAGCAAAATTATGAATCGCTTCAACGATGGCAAGAAAACAAGTTAA
- a CDS encoding tyrosine-type recombinase/integrase → MSKLNAKLIQHAASKNVEYRLSDGNGLFLRIRPTGAKSWLYCFRLTGSRKLQQMTIGALNDVSLKEARSMLSVLRKQVSEGIDPRQARAAIKVQNAQAITMQVLFDKWIEHIKIAAQITPKWIKQHEDRWRLHLKNTLGAILAKNIHRAHLAQALDAMVRRGTREETRKALTTLNMMLDYGLARHYIDENPARILKPKDFSATAGRPRDRVLSLQELNLLWQVLDQGTIIQNGLAVQNTMSIMSSTAIKILILTGARRGEVAGMRWDELDLNSGIWILPWERTKNRRAHTVYLSDLAISLLKKIKQISGESQFVFDTGRQSQDCHIHEDSLTSTIAKLRGTKGTKKVAPLADLKPFTVHDLRRSAATGWGEYLKTAPHVIEKMLNHQPLNKLVATYQHAVYAQEQKEAWLKWGSFIEQYVSDISHVNPLLSA, encoded by the coding sequence ATGAGTAAGCTTAATGCTAAATTAATTCAACACGCTGCGTCTAAAAACGTAGAATATAGATTATCGGATGGTAATGGACTATTTCTGAGAATTCGCCCAACAGGTGCAAAAAGTTGGCTCTATTGTTTTCGTTTAACGGGCAGCCGAAAATTACAACAAATGACAATTGGCGCACTAAATGATGTCTCATTAAAAGAAGCACGTTCTATGCTTTCAGTGCTTCGCAAGCAGGTTTCTGAAGGCATTGATCCAAGACAAGCTAGAGCAGCGATTAAAGTGCAAAACGCTCAAGCCATTACAATGCAGGTATTATTTGATAAGTGGATTGAACATATCAAAATTGCAGCGCAAATAACACCAAAATGGATTAAACAGCACGAAGATCGCTGGCGTTTGCACCTTAAAAACACCCTTGGTGCTATCTTGGCAAAGAATATCCACCGTGCACACCTAGCGCAAGCATTAGATGCGATGGTACGTAGGGGGACAAGAGAAGAAACACGCAAAGCACTAACTACTTTGAATATGATGCTGGATTATGGGCTTGCTCGACATTATATTGATGAGAATCCTGCCCGTATTTTAAAGCCCAAGGATTTTTCGGCCACCGCTGGCCGTCCTCGCGATCGAGTCCTTTCATTGCAAGAATTGAATCTACTATGGCAAGTATTAGACCAAGGAACCATTATCCAAAATGGACTAGCCGTTCAAAATACAATGTCAATTATGTCGTCTACGGCAATTAAGATATTGATCTTAACTGGTGCACGACGTGGTGAGGTGGCTGGAATGCGTTGGGATGAATTGGATCTCAATTCAGGAATTTGGATATTACCTTGGGAAAGAACCAAAAATCGTCGAGCACATACAGTCTATCTTTCAGACTTAGCAATAAGCCTTCTCAAAAAAATTAAACAAATTTCAGGTGAATCACAATTCGTGTTTGACACGGGACGTCAAAGCCAAGACTGTCATATTCACGAAGATAGTCTTACTAGTACGATTGCAAAGCTTAGGGGTACAAAAGGGACTAAGAAAGTTGCGCCACTCGCAGATTTAAAACCTTTCACAGTTCACGATCTTCGTCGTTCTGCTGCCACTGGATGGGGTGAGTATCTTAAGACTGCACCACATGTCATTGAAAAAATGCTCAACCATCAACCATTAAACAAGCTTGTTGCAACCTATCAGCATGCAGTATATGCCCAGGAACAAAAGGAAGCTTGGTTAAAATGGGGATCTTTTATTGAGCAGTATGTGTCCGATATAAGTCATGTAAATCCGCTATTGTCCGCTTAA
- a CDS encoding nucleotidyl transferase AbiEii/AbiGii toxin family protein encodes MSNIPLVIHIASKLGTLRKQFVFVGGSIVELLLDKFYPLPPRATMDVDTIVEVYGHGSFAGIEAALRKLGFKNDISTGVICRWHIDGIALDVMPTDPKILGFSNYWYKAAIKNAKPHFLKPELDILLITAPYFVATKMEAFDGRGEHDFYGSHDLEDIITLLDGRESLLDEIIESESDLKSYLVKKFKDYQKNTYFINALPGHLSPYQTGTDERVERLEKIIAKIVEAK; translated from the coding sequence GTGAGTAATATACCCTTGGTGATTCATATCGCCAGTAAACTAGGCACATTGAGAAAGCAATTTGTATTCGTTGGTGGCAGTATTGTCGAGTTATTGCTGGATAAGTTTTATCCTTTGCCACCGAGAGCGACGATGGATGTTGATACCATTGTAGAAGTATATGGTCATGGATCTTTTGCTGGAATTGAAGCAGCGCTGCGAAAGCTAGGGTTTAAAAATGATATCAGTACAGGTGTAATCTGTCGCTGGCATATTGATGGAATAGCGTTAGATGTTATGCCAACTGATCCAAAAATATTAGGATTTAGCAATTATTGGTACAAGGCGGCGATAAAGAATGCAAAGCCACATTTTCTGAAGCCCGAATTAGATATACTATTGATTACAGCACCATATTTTGTAGCAACTAAGATGGAAGCTTTCGATGGTAGAGGTGAGCACGATTTCTATGGTAGCCATGATTTAGAAGACATTATTACTCTATTGGATGGCAGAGAATCTTTGCTTGATGAGATAATTGAATCAGAATCAGATTTAAAATCCTATTTGGTTAAGAAATTTAAAGATTATCAAAAAAACACCTATTTTATAAACGCTTTACCAGGTCATTTGTCACCTTATCAAACTGGGACAGATGAAAGGGTAGAACGACTTGAAAAGATAATTGCTAAAATAGTCGAGGCCAAATAA
- a CDS encoding IS30 family transposase encodes MSKYTHLSISDRRRLCILLEMGFSKAEIARRLSKHRSSIYRELKRNKEPEGYFPKAAQLKMLERAKQKRPSKFETKGVLRDYVTRSLKKGWSPEQISGRMKYQKLTFYACHESIYQFVYQSKRKELYHCLAYKQPKRRKRYTRQKQQCRYGDFRLITERPKEIEKRERFGHWEGDTIQFKGVKEKVVTTLVERKSRLVFLIKNERKYSRGVMEKIKKKFDGLPSKMCKSITFDQGCEFSDNAFLEEQMKCRVYYCQTHSPWQKGSNENMNGRLRWHLPRETDIAKISQEALDELALKMNRCPRKCLGYKTPQELFIQQHKNDCRIWS; translated from the coding sequence ATGAGTAAATATACTCATTTGTCGATCTCGGATCGACGACGTTTATGTATTTTACTTGAAATGGGTTTTAGCAAAGCAGAAATAGCTAGAAGGCTATCAAAACATCGTTCAAGTATTTATCGTGAACTCAAACGCAATAAGGAACCAGAAGGTTATTTTCCAAAAGCAGCTCAATTAAAGATGCTTGAACGAGCAAAACAAAAACGTCCTAGCAAATTTGAAACAAAGGGTGTCTTGCGTGATTATGTCACTAGAAGTTTAAAAAAAGGTTGGAGTCCTGAACAAATATCAGGACGAATGAAATACCAGAAACTAACTTTTTATGCTTGCCATGAAAGCATTTATCAATTTGTATACCAATCCAAAAGAAAAGAACTATACCATTGCTTAGCGTATAAACAGCCCAAAAGAAGAAAGCGTTATACTAGGCAAAAACAACAGTGCCGGTATGGAGATTTTCGATTAATCACAGAAAGGCCAAAAGAAATAGAGAAAAGAGAACGTTTTGGTCATTGGGAAGGCGATACCATTCAGTTTAAAGGTGTTAAAGAAAAAGTGGTGACTACTTTAGTTGAAAGAAAATCCCGACTTGTATTTTTGATAAAAAATGAACGGAAGTATTCGCGAGGTGTGATGGAAAAAATAAAAAAGAAATTTGATGGTCTTCCTAGCAAAATGTGTAAAAGTATTACTTTTGATCAAGGTTGTGAGTTCTCTGATAATGCATTTCTTGAGGAGCAAATGAAGTGCCGCGTTTACTATTGCCAAACCCATTCTCCTTGGCAAAAAGGCAGCAATGAAAACATGAATGGGCGCTTAAGATGGCACTTGCCAAGAGAAACGGATATCGCGAAAATTAGCCAAGAAGCGCTTGATGAGTTAGCATTAAAAATGAACCGATGCCCAAGAAAATGTTTGGGTTATAAAACGCCTCAAGAGCTATTTATACAGCAGCACAAAAATGATTGTCGCATTTGGTCTTAG